The Ktedonobacterales bacterium genome has a segment encoding these proteins:
- a CDS encoding branched-chain amino acid ABC transporter permease — MSASETVASAPPIAEPPRLLRASIRRFAWALGLVLLVLYFLIASDQWLSVANYTMLAAIAALSLNVLSGYAGQISLGIAFFMAVGAYIAVWLGGDPATTFFVNAQRVHALGLNLPFWIWVPAAGIGAALVGALIGPTALRLKGFYLGIVSLALIFIGQHIFFNAVLLTGGPSGRSFPSPTFGAFDFSQQNEILGIAVTKEQEYFLLILVVLVIFAIFVANVMRSRAGRAFQAVRDNETGAAIIGVNLFQAKMGAFIFSSFIAGVGGALFASYSGYTRPDYWGLLLSIQYVAAIIVGGIASVWGSILGAVFVFALPQILDVFTPPQSSTSAGLFGIAAGDLNAAIYGLLIVIFLLFEPFGVIGLIRRGQLLAQRLSHRAPKGGEPAKALPDSMPDSQFEVESSALSTGDGAQPFAG; from the coding sequence ATGAGCGCCTCCGAAACCGTCGCCAGCGCGCCTCCCATCGCCGAGCCGCCCAGGCTGCTGCGCGCCTCCATCCGCCGCTTTGCGTGGGCGCTTGGGCTGGTTCTGCTCGTCCTCTACTTTCTGATCGCCAGCGATCAATGGCTCAGTGTCGCCAACTATACCATGCTTGCCGCCATCGCGGCGCTCAGCCTGAACGTCCTGTCTGGCTACGCGGGCCAGATTTCGCTGGGCATCGCGTTCTTTATGGCGGTTGGAGCCTATATCGCGGTCTGGCTGGGCGGAGACCCGGCAACCACCTTCTTTGTCAACGCCCAGCGCGTACATGCCCTGGGCCTGAATCTTCCGTTTTGGATCTGGGTACCCGCAGCGGGCATCGGCGCTGCCCTTGTCGGCGCGTTGATCGGCCCAACCGCCCTGCGGCTCAAAGGCTTCTATCTTGGTATTGTGTCGCTGGCGCTGATCTTCATCGGCCAGCATATCTTCTTCAACGCCGTCCTGCTGACCGGCGGGCCATCGGGGCGCAGCTTCCCATCGCCCACCTTTGGCGCGTTCGACTTCAGCCAGCAAAACGAGATTCTTGGTATCGCCGTGACCAAAGAGCAGGAATATTTCCTGCTGATCCTGGTGGTTCTGGTCATCTTCGCTATCTTTGTCGCCAATGTAATGCGTTCGCGGGCCGGGCGCGCCTTTCAGGCGGTGCGCGATAACGAAACCGGCGCGGCCATCATCGGTGTCAATCTCTTCCAGGCCAAGATGGGCGCGTTCATCTTCTCCTCGTTCATCGCCGGGGTTGGGGGCGCGCTCTTTGCTTCGTATAGCGGCTACACCAGGCCCGATTATTGGGGCTTGCTGCTCTCCATTCAATATGTCGCTGCCATCATCGTAGGAGGCATTGCCAGCGTCTGGGGGTCAATCCTGGGGGCGGTCTTCGTTTTTGCACTCCCCCAGATACTCGACGTGTTCACGCCGCCACAAAGCAGCACCTCTGCCGGACTCTTTGGCATCGCTGCTGGCGATCTCAATGCCGCCATCTACGGTTTGCTCATTGTCATCTTCCTGCTCTTTGAGCCATTCGGCGTCATCGGGCTTATCCGCCGAGGCCAACTGTTGGCCCAGCGTCTCAGCCATCGCGCGCCCAAAGGAGGTGAACCTGCCAAAGCCTTGCCCGATTCCATGCCCGACTCCCAATTTGAAGTTGAGAGCAGCGCGCTCTCAACCGGCGATGGCGCGCAGCCATTCGCCGGGTAA
- a CDS encoding transglycosylase SLT domain-containing protein, with product MRPGLLLIPGAPARENKSARKPPIGERSTAVRLVGLGLLALAMFVSLFHVAGLHPGQQAFLVFRTGPGGSFLLPTPTPTHTPTPRPQPPPPPGSDQVVSIIRSVFGSYANAAIAVARCESGLNPSAVNPTSIGGSHATGLFQILYPSTWRTTSLAGRSPYDAQANTQAAYEIFKRDGYNWHEWSCQP from the coding sequence GTGCGGCCTGGGCTGCTCCTCATCCCAGGAGCGCCCGCGCGCGAGAATAAAAGCGCCCGCAAGCCCCCGATTGGCGAACGATCAACCGCTGTCCGGTTAGTCGGTTTGGGCTTGCTGGCCCTGGCAATGTTCGTCTCGCTGTTCCATGTGGCGGGATTGCATCCTGGACAGCAAGCATTTCTGGTCTTTCGGACGGGACCAGGGGGCAGCTTCCTGCTGCCCACACCCACCCCGACCCACACGCCCACCCCCAGGCCCCAGCCTCCACCACCGCCTGGCAGCGACCAGGTGGTGAGTATCATTCGCTCCGTTTTTGGCAGCTATGCCAATGCCGCGATTGCTGTGGCGCGCTGTGAGTCCGGGCTGAATCCGTCGGCGGTGAATCCGACCTCGATTGGCGGCAGCCACGCCACCGGGCTGTTCCAGATTCTCTACCCCTCAACCTGGCGCACGACCTCGCTGGCGGGTCGTTCGCCCTACGATGCCCAGGCGAACACGCAGGCGGCGTATGAAATCTTCAAGCGCGATGGGTATAACTGGCACGAATGGTCCTGCCAGCCGTGA
- a CDS encoding branched-chain amino acid ABC transporter permease produces MAFFIQLCFNGIALGCIYALIALGFTIIFKASEVINFAQGEFLLVGAYIVSAGVFDWGLGFVPAVLLGLAATILIGILFERFVLRRMIGRPVFSILMITIGLDIVLRTGVIVKWGDAIRAPASPFQFSSGFDVGNVHADHVHFGASELWIIAVTIAVCVLLFIFFRFTKYGLAMRATSLDQEAALAIGINIRSVYALAWGIAGAIATIGGIFLAIQSGAFDSTLGQTALLAFPALILGGLDSVVGAVVGGILIGLTQDITAGYESHFANVLGAGFHGITPYILMIIILFIRPYGLFGTRKVERV; encoded by the coding sequence ATGGCGTTCTTTATCCAACTCTGCTTCAATGGAATCGCGCTGGGCTGCATCTACGCGCTCATCGCGCTGGGCTTCACTATCATCTTCAAGGCCAGTGAGGTCATCAACTTCGCCCAGGGTGAGTTCCTGCTGGTCGGCGCGTACATCGTCTCGGCAGGGGTCTTTGATTGGGGCCTGGGCTTCGTTCCGGCGGTTTTGCTTGGCCTGGCAGCCACCATCCTCATCGGTATCCTCTTTGAGCGTTTTGTCCTGCGCCGGATGATCGGGCGGCCTGTCTTCTCGATTTTGATGATTACGATTGGCCTGGATATTGTCTTGCGTACCGGCGTCATCGTCAAATGGGGAGACGCCATCCGCGCCCCGGCTTCACCGTTCCAGTTCAGCAGCGGCTTTGATGTGGGCAACGTGCATGCGGACCATGTGCATTTTGGCGCGAGCGAGCTATGGATCATCGCCGTCACCATTGCGGTCTGCGTGCTGCTCTTCATCTTCTTCCGCTTCACCAAATACGGGCTGGCGATGCGCGCCACCTCTCTTGACCAGGAAGCGGCGCTGGCAATCGGCATCAATATCCGCAGCGTCTACGCGCTGGCCTGGGGCATCGCCGGGGCTATCGCCACAATTGGCGGCATCTTCCTGGCGATCCAGTCGGGCGCGTTCGATTCAACGCTGGGACAGACCGCGCTGCTGGCTTTCCCGGCGCTTATCCTTGGAGGGTTGGATTCGGTGGTGGGCGCGGTGGTTGGCGGCATTTTGATTGGCCTGACACAAGACATTACCGCTGGCTATGAAAGTCATTTTGCTAATGTCCTGGGCGCGGGCTTTCATGGCATCACCCCGTATATCCTGATGATTATCATCCTGTTCATCCGGCCTTATGGCCTCTTTGGCACACGAAAGGTGGAGCGGGTATGA
- a CDS encoding ABC transporter substrate-binding protein — protein MGLKALLRARAVVFLALLSLVIAGCASGNTGNNGGYKTDFGVDVANKTITLGILTPLSGAAANPIGKPLTRGIEVFFAGVNANGGIDGFEVRLVTKDNKYPDTQEQVVQYNALRNQILMIAESLGTPTTFAIKDLATKDHMLVAAATLSSALAREKYLVLEGTPYRLQVENAFDYVVNKVGDKAPKTGIIYQNDDYGQDGLTGYKEAVAAYGLQDAGQQAFNAGDKDVSAQVLALKNAGAKYVFMTSIPSDTATILVTAAKVGYSPQWILQSPAYSTLLLGVPALVPLLTHNLWVMGQGAIWGDTSKPGMVKMLADVQKYAPDQKPDGFFEAGYAYSQAIYAILKKAADSKDLSRDGVYKAFSTIGTVDLGGIYPPITYGSSGNPNDRVPSRDSQIFEIDPTQPTTVKPVSDDFTGTAAAASNF, from the coding sequence ATGGGACTCAAAGCTCTGCTCCGCGCAAGAGCAGTCGTCTTCCTTGCGCTCTTGAGCCTGGTCATTGCTGGATGCGCCAGCGGTAACACCGGGAACAATGGGGGATACAAAACCGATTTTGGGGTTGATGTCGCCAACAAAACGATCACTCTTGGTATCCTGACCCCACTTTCTGGAGCAGCCGCCAACCCCATTGGCAAGCCGCTGACACGCGGCATTGAAGTCTTCTTTGCTGGCGTCAATGCCAACGGCGGCATTGACGGCTTCGAGGTCAGACTGGTTACGAAGGACAACAAGTATCCCGACACTCAGGAGCAGGTTGTCCAGTATAACGCGCTTCGCAATCAGATCTTGATGATTGCCGAGAGCCTGGGGACGCCGACGACCTTTGCCATCAAAGACCTGGCGACCAAAGACCATATGCTGGTGGCGGCGGCCACGTTGTCTTCGGCCTTGGCGCGTGAAAAGTATCTGGTTCTTGAGGGAACGCCCTACCGGCTTCAGGTAGAGAACGCCTTTGACTATGTGGTCAACAAGGTTGGTGACAAGGCGCCCAAGACGGGCATCATCTACCAGAATGACGACTACGGCCAGGACGGCCTCACCGGCTACAAAGAGGCGGTTGCCGCTTATGGACTACAAGACGCCGGCCAACAAGCCTTTAACGCGGGCGATAAAGATGTCAGCGCGCAGGTGCTGGCGCTGAAGAATGCCGGGGCCAAGTATGTCTTCATGACCAGCATCCCCAGCGATACGGCGACGATCCTGGTGACTGCTGCCAAGGTGGGCTATAGCCCGCAGTGGATTCTGCAAAGCCCGGCCTATTCCACCCTGCTGCTGGGTGTTCCCGCGCTGGTGCCGCTGCTGACGCACAACCTCTGGGTTATGGGCCAGGGCGCTATCTGGGGCGATACCAGCAAGCCTGGCATGGTGAAGATGCTGGCAGACGTGCAGAAATATGCTCCCGACCAGAAGCCGGACGGGTTCTTTGAGGCTGGCTATGCCTATTCTCAGGCCATCTACGCGATTCTGAAGAAGGCGGCAGACAGCAAAGACCTATCCCGCGATGGGGTTTACAAAGCCTTCTCGACCATCGGTACGGTTGACCTTGGAGGAATCTATCCGCCGATAACCTATGGCTCTTCCGGCAATCCCAACGACCGCGTACCCAGCCGGGATAGCCAGATCTTTGAGATTGACCCGACTCAGCCAACAACGGTGAAGCCGGTGAGCGACGATTTCACCGGCACTGCCGCAGCGGCGTCGAACTTCTAG
- a CDS encoding MFS transporter, whose product MASDQGSASASSSGAGTTSASAAAIIARQDRIPIWALSYLFIGIIGVGFLFTFYDIFDITVSFIQTCTQIVPKCVPGGPPGSITAADKLGLPVELNLAGYVIGALILSPLADRFGRRDMLLFTLLLTGLGSLYNAFVTDYTNFIIARVITGIGIGADLAIVNTYINEVAPRGSRARYTSLIFIMSALGAFVGIWLGLWLTTPPGDFPAGLPFAQAPEFMGNGWRYMYGIGAALALIGILLRFQLPESPRWLISRGRVDQADKIVSGMEERARQRVSDLPAPAGELPVQAGPTKVPYTEIFTNPLYLRRTLLLVVVWFLGYITIYAIAQGLTTLLSEVLIQTKAAEPPIAAGKAGMLAALGTLGFIAAAVFAYYYGERLERKLWLPISAVLTVIGGILMAVFITSDNFTLAAIGAIITFFGFNLWVPMTYTWSTESYPTRARATGFALVDGIGHLGGGVGILLIAANITNLLDNFGTSSGPIVIFLIICIGIVAAAIIAQFGTSTRQKRLDEVSP is encoded by the coding sequence ATGGCATCCGATCAAGGTAGCGCGTCAGCCTCTTCATCCGGTGCGGGAACGACCAGCGCCAGCGCCGCAGCGATTATTGCGCGGCAGGATCGTATTCCCATCTGGGCGCTCTCTTACCTCTTCATCGGGATCATTGGCGTCGGCTTTCTCTTCACCTTCTACGACATCTTTGACATCACCGTTTCCTTCATCCAAACCTGCACGCAGATCGTCCCCAAATGTGTGCCTGGAGGGCCGCCGGGTTCTATTACCGCAGCCGATAAGCTCGGTCTGCCGGTCGAGTTGAATCTGGCGGGCTATGTCATTGGGGCGCTGATTTTGTCGCCCCTGGCTGACCGATTCGGCAGACGCGACATGCTCTTGTTTACCTTGCTCCTGACGGGTCTAGGCTCGCTGTATAACGCCTTTGTCACCGACTATACCAACTTTATCATCGCGCGTGTCATCACCGGCATTGGCATCGGCGCCGACCTGGCAATCGTCAATACCTATATCAACGAGGTGGCTCCCAGGGGCAGTCGCGCCAGATATACGTCGCTCATCTTTATCATGTCCGCGTTGGGCGCCTTCGTTGGCATCTGGTTGGGTCTCTGGCTCACCACCCCGCCGGGCGATTTCCCCGCTGGTCTGCCCTTTGCTCAGGCTCCTGAGTTTATGGGCAACGGGTGGCGCTATATGTATGGCATCGGGGCGGCCCTGGCGCTCATCGGCATCTTGCTGCGCTTCCAGTTGCCTGAGTCGCCGCGCTGGCTGATTTCGCGCGGACGGGTAGACCAGGCCGATAAGATCGTCAGCGGGATGGAGGAGCGCGCCCGCCAGCGCGTGTCCGACTTGCCCGCGCCTGCTGGTGAACTTCCAGTGCAGGCGGGTCCGACCAAGGTTCCCTATACCGAAATCTTCACCAACCCCCTCTACCTGCGTCGCACGCTCCTGTTGGTCGTGGTCTGGTTCCTGGGCTACATCACCATCTATGCGATTGCCCAGGGACTCACCACCCTGCTGTCAGAAGTTTTGATACAGACAAAGGCTGCGGAGCCGCCAATAGCGGCAGGGAAAGCTGGCATGCTGGCCGCCTTAGGCACGCTCGGGTTCATCGCCGCCGCCGTCTTCGCGTACTACTATGGGGAACGCCTGGAGCGCAAGCTGTGGCTGCCGATTTCAGCCGTGCTGACGGTCATCGGGGGGATCCTGATGGCGGTGTTCATCACCTCCGACAATTTCACCTTGGCCGCGATTGGGGCCATAATCACTTTCTTTGGCTTCAACCTGTGGGTACCCATGACCTACACCTGGTCCACTGAAAGCTATCCCACCCGCGCACGCGCTACCGGGTTTGCGTTGGTGGATGGCATCGGGCATCTCGGGGGGGGCGTGGGCATTCTCCTGATAGCAGCCAACATCACCAACCTGCTCGACAATTTTGGGACGAGTTCGGGGCCAATCGTCATCTTCCTGATCATTTGTATCGGGATTGTGGCGGCGGCTATCATTGCCCAATTCGGCACGTCAACCAGGCAGAAGCGCCTGGATGAAGTTTCCCCATAG